The Niastella koreensis GR20-10 genome includes a window with the following:
- a CDS encoding FecR family protein — MNQTQATDLLNRYSSGNCTVEEQQLVEAWYQELVNTGELEYGEREKESIQEAIETGLLQSISTGEEPYAEFPEYAPVRRMHRTWWAAAAILVCLSGTVFYLLNKRASTELAKGESTLKNDIEPGSNKAVLTLSNGKTILLDDAANGVVAQEGKAKVVKSGDGKLVYSSDNSSLEGPLSYNTLATPRKGQYQLRLPDGTKVWLNSESSIHYPTGFRGKERRVQITGEAYFEVTHDKEMPFVVEKGDMQVEVLGTHFDVNAYNDESAIRTTLLQGSVKVRIGNSRQVGTVRQSAIGNQSVILKPGQQVSLSQTSQLSHPIPVQTDEIMAWKNGLFHFESADIKTVMRQLARWYDVDVVYEGAAVKNDPLFVEISRNTRLSDVLKVLQESGSAKFTIQGRKIIVK; from the coding sequence ATGAATCAAACACAGGCAACTGATCTATTAAATAGATACAGTAGCGGAAATTGTACGGTTGAAGAGCAGCAGCTTGTTGAAGCATGGTACCAGGAACTGGTAAATACCGGTGAGCTGGAATATGGAGAACGCGAAAAGGAATCAATTCAGGAAGCCATTGAAACAGGGTTACTGCAAAGTATCTCAACCGGGGAAGAACCTTATGCGGAGTTTCCGGAGTATGCCCCGGTTCGTCGAATGCACAGAACCTGGTGGGCTGCGGCTGCCATCCTGGTATGTTTATCAGGTACTGTCTTCTATTTGCTGAATAAAAGGGCATCAACAGAACTGGCGAAAGGTGAGTCAACATTAAAGAACGATATAGAGCCGGGCAGCAATAAAGCGGTGCTTACCCTGTCGAATGGCAAAACCATCCTGCTCGATGACGCCGCAAATGGGGTAGTGGCGCAGGAGGGAAAAGCAAAAGTGGTAAAATCCGGTGATGGAAAACTGGTGTATTCATCCGACAACAGTAGCCTGGAAGGCCCATTGTCGTATAATACGCTGGCGACTCCCCGCAAAGGACAATACCAGTTGCGGTTACCCGATGGAACAAAAGTGTGGTTGAACTCAGAATCTTCTATCCATTACCCCACCGGGTTCAGGGGCAAGGAAAGAAGAGTACAAATTACGGGCGAAGCCTATTTTGAAGTTACGCACGATAAAGAGATGCCCTTTGTTGTAGAAAAAGGGGATATGCAGGTGGAAGTGTTGGGCACCCACTTTGATGTAAATGCTTATAACGACGAAAGCGCCATTCGTACTACGTTGTTGCAGGGGAGCGTGAAGGTGAGAATCGGCAATTCCCGACAAGTCGGGACGGTCAGGCAATCGGCAATCGGCAATCAATCGGTGATATTGAAACCTGGCCAGCAGGTATCCCTATCCCAAACATCCCAGCTATCCCATCCCATCCCAGTTCAGACGGATGAGATAATGGCCTGGAAAAACGGTTTATTTCATTTTGAAAGTGCAGATATAAAAACGGTAATGCGACAGTTGGCAAGATGGTATGATGTAGATGTAGTTTATGAGGGGGCTGCTGTTAAGAATGATCCCTTGTTTGTTGAAATTTCAAGGAACACCAGATTATCAGATGTATTGAAAGTTTTGCAGGAGTCGGGAAGTGCGAAATTCACCATCCAGGGGAGAAAGATCATTGTTAAATAA
- a CDS encoding LamG-like jellyroll fold domain-containing protein translates to MKINFKNIRFILTILVLGAVYAGCKKADIKMYSYPAPQPKGMAPNEGYAGFDTVTITGSEFGDYKNAVKVFFNGVAADTILSCEDGIIKVLVPKTGISGKVSLQVWTHTVDSIGSFNIIQSPEVDNMSRSLLLAGDTVIITGNGFGTDLAQIKVNFNGPDATITTLSDSLITAIVPDGFKSGNLIVTVRNLPVQGPAYAALSPVQDPIYWLQFEGNLTDKMGGASATYTFKAPEGKDMSYVAGEVGQAVKFEGTYNQATTNNQFMSLPKDITKQKELTVACWIYWMNDSTNWVQEPIFDAGAARGTRLCLMTRMNTGFGTGYQNLIGRLAFENVKDASGNTLFGTPPTYFNAVGKAPLPKKEWHHVAMVLSQTDHIERIFMDGVEQANVALTTAADQTIFTHSKVYIGAPTNGTTKEPAFGGMIDEFKVFNYALTTDQVFTEYYRSRK, encoded by the coding sequence ATGAAAATCAATTTTAAAAATATCCGGTTCATCCTGACCATACTGGTTTTAGGAGCTGTATATGCCGGTTGTAAAAAAGCCGACATCAAAATGTATTCGTATCCCGCGCCACAACCGAAGGGAATGGCCCCTAATGAAGGATACGCCGGTTTTGATACCGTAACCATCACTGGCTCTGAATTTGGTGATTATAAAAATGCGGTAAAGGTATTCTTCAATGGCGTTGCCGCAGATACGATATTGTCTTGTGAAGATGGGATAATTAAAGTGCTGGTGCCAAAAACCGGCATTTCAGGTAAGGTAAGCTTACAGGTTTGGACACATACAGTTGATTCAATAGGTTCATTCAACATAATTCAATCGCCGGAAGTTGATAACATGAGCCGCAGTTTATTGCTGGCAGGCGATACCGTGATCATCACCGGAAACGGTTTCGGAACTGACCTGGCGCAAATAAAAGTGAATTTTAATGGTCCGGATGCTACCATTACCACTTTATCAGATTCCCTTATAACTGCAATAGTTCCGGATGGCTTTAAATCAGGAAATCTTATTGTAACTGTTAGAAATCTTCCTGTTCAGGGGCCTGCATATGCTGCATTGAGCCCGGTACAGGACCCTATTTACTGGCTGCAATTTGAAGGTAACCTCACCGATAAAATGGGTGGAGCATCAGCAACCTATACATTCAAAGCCCCTGAAGGTAAGGATATGAGTTATGTTGCGGGTGAGGTAGGGCAGGCTGTAAAATTTGAAGGAACATATAACCAGGCAACAACGAACAACCAGTTTATGTCATTGCCAAAAGACATAACCAAACAAAAAGAGCTTACAGTTGCCTGCTGGATATATTGGATGAATGACTCCACCAACTGGGTACAGGAACCCATTTTTGACGCCGGCGCTGCAAGAGGTACCCGCTTGTGCTTAATGACCAGGATGAATACCGGTTTTGGTACCGGTTATCAGAATCTGATCGGCCGTCTGGCTTTTGAAAATGTGAAGGACGCTTCCGGTAATACCCTTTTTGGTACGCCGCCTACTTATTTTAATGCAGTAGGTAAAGCGCCACTGCCTAAAAAAGAATGGCATCATGTGGCAATGGTACTTTCACAGACCGATCATATCGAAAGAATTTTTATGGATGGAGTTGAGCAGGCGAATGTGGCGCTTACAACTGCTGCCGACCAAACCATTTTCACCCATTCAAAAGTGTATATCGGGGCGCCAACCAATGGTACTACCAAAGAACCGGCATTTGGTGGCATGATCGACGAATTCAAGGTGTTTAATTATGCGCTGACCACCGACCAGGTGTTTACGGAATATTATCGTTCCAGAAAGTAA
- a CDS encoding RagB/SusD family nutrient uptake outer membrane protein, with amino-acid sequence MKKLIIPVAFSAMILGTVACQKKFIDLKPEDSLTETQYFKTPDQFKYATNEMYEKMISWQKIDESNIFEFMDLGSDLCADFQLPQTNYGRGIVPVPADDKYWNNAYAYIRGVNIVLKKAEEYPGKQAEIAQYVAAAKFFRAWHHFFLLKRYGGVPIITTVPDVNGEELKAPRNSRYEVINQILADLTDAINGLPSEQTIPNADKGHLSKWAAEAFKARVLLYEATWRKYTGTSTDFEGSAGPAGDQVSDFLTQAAALAKDVMQNGGYKLWNYNSTLGNRSSYYLFNIDGNASNPLRLDKTTNNEFILKSIYDLNLRPGGVNLSHTVQTYMMPNRKMMDMFLCADGLPVNKSKVFLGYHTVDSEYLNRDYRLLSYVLGKDNVPAKGSITLDGDLGYTSYKFSAYNYPTYRADLQESQDYPQIRLAEVYLIYAEALMEKNGSISDGDLNLSINLVRARAGVAPLTNALATANGLNMLEEIRRERTIELFGENFRFDDLKRWGIAEHELNQNVCGMVVGDATYTTEFRDASGKATAKYIPQKYPYQETTVTTGAGNLKVIMLDIAENRNFKRMHYLLPIPLKQIQLNSNLVQNNDY; translated from the coding sequence ATGAAAAAGTTGATAATTCCGGTTGCCTTTAGTGCTATGATCCTGGGTACTGTGGCATGCCAGAAAAAATTTATCGATCTGAAACCTGAAGACAGCTTAACGGAAACGCAGTACTTTAAAACACCCGACCAGTTCAAGTACGCTACCAATGAGATGTATGAAAAGATGATCAGCTGGCAGAAGATTGACGAGAGCAATATTTTCGAGTTCATGGACTTAGGTTCAGATCTTTGTGCAGATTTTCAGCTTCCACAAACAAACTACGGCCGGGGTATAGTGCCTGTTCCCGCCGATGATAAATACTGGAATAATGCCTATGCATATATCCGTGGTGTTAACATTGTACTTAAAAAGGCCGAAGAATATCCAGGCAAACAGGCAGAGATCGCCCAATACGTGGCAGCAGCCAAATTTTTCAGGGCCTGGCATCATTTCTTCCTGTTGAAGCGTTATGGCGGTGTGCCTATCATTACAACGGTACCAGATGTTAATGGTGAAGAATTGAAAGCGCCGCGTAACAGCCGTTATGAAGTGATTAACCAGATCCTGGCCGATTTAACAGATGCAATCAATGGCCTTCCCTCAGAACAGACAATTCCAAATGCCGATAAAGGACATTTGAGCAAATGGGCTGCAGAAGCTTTCAAGGCGCGGGTACTGTTGTACGAAGCCACCTGGCGCAAATACACCGGAACTTCTACCGATTTTGAAGGTTCTGCCGGACCAGCAGGTGACCAGGTGAGTGATTTTTTAACGCAGGCTGCTGCATTGGCAAAGGATGTAATGCAGAACGGTGGTTATAAACTATGGAATTATAACAGCACATTGGGCAACCGCAGCAGTTATTACCTGTTTAATATCGACGGTAACGCTTCAAATCCCCTTCGTCTGGATAAAACCACCAATAATGAATTTATTCTGAAAAGTATCTATGACCTTAATTTACGGCCGGGCGGTGTAAACCTCTCTCATACGGTTCAAACCTATATGATGCCTAACCGCAAAATGATGGACATGTTTTTGTGTGCCGATGGATTACCTGTGAACAAGAGCAAAGTTTTCCTGGGCTACCATACTGTAGACTCGGAATACCTGAACCGGGATTATCGTTTGCTGAGCTATGTGCTTGGAAAAGATAATGTCCCCGCCAAAGGTTCAATTACGCTGGATGGAGACCTGGGTTATACCAGTTATAAATTCTCTGCCTATAATTATCCCACTTACCGCGCCGATTTACAGGAATCGCAGGATTATCCACAGATCCGGTTGGCCGAAGTATACCTGATCTATGCAGAAGCATTGATGGAAAAGAATGGTTCAATAAGCGATGGAGATCTCAATTTGTCAATAAACCTGGTAAGAGCAAGAGCAGGGGTGGCCCCGCTTACCAACGCGCTGGCTACCGCCAATGGGTTGAATATGCTGGAAGAGATCAGACGGGAAAGGACCATTGAATTATTCGGCGAGAACTTCCGGTTCGATGACCTGAAACGCTGGGGTATTGCCGAACATGAATTGAATCAGAACGTATGTGGAATGGTAGTGGGAGATGCAACATATACCACCGAGTTCCGGGATGCCAGTGGTAAAGCCACCGCTAAATATATTCCACAAAAATATCCATACCAGGAAACTACGGTAACAACGGGCGCCGGCAATTTGAAAGTGATCATGCTGGACATTGCAGAGAACCGGAATTTTAAAAGAATGCATTATTTGCTGCCAATACCATTGAAGCAAATTCAACTGAATTCAAACCTGGTTCAAAACAACGATTATTAA
- a CDS encoding lipocalin-like domain-containing protein, producing the protein MKSIAVVNTLISSLLFASCATKKAPLPIAGTWKLLSGSLTEKGVTTVTDYTGNKQFIKIINDTHFAFMSHDLNKGKDSAAALFSAGGGKYSIKDSVYTEHLEYCSDRQWENNDFQFTVTIKNDTLIQQGVEKVEGTNINRLNIEKYVRLK; encoded by the coding sequence ATGAAATCGATTGCTGTAGTTAATACACTTATTTCGTCGCTTCTTTTTGCATCCTGCGCAACAAAAAAAGCTCCTTTACCTATCGCTGGAACCTGGAAATTATTGTCCGGGTCATTAACTGAGAAAGGTGTTACCACTGTTACTGATTACACCGGTAACAAACAATTCATCAAAATCATTAACGACACACACTTTGCTTTTATGAGCCATGACTTAAATAAAGGCAAAGATTCCGCGGCTGCGCTGTTTTCTGCAGGCGGTGGTAAATACTCGATAAAAGACAGTGTTTACACCGAGCACCTGGAATATTGCAGTGATCGCCAGTGGGAGAACAATGATTTTCAATTTACCGTTACCATAAAGAACGACACCCTGATTCAACAGGGTGTAGAAAAAGTAGAAGGCACAAACATTAATAGATTGAACATTGAAAAGTATGTGCGCTTGAAATAA
- a CDS encoding alginate lyase family protein, with protein MKRLSVFFVPALLLSISMIDCSKKGGEEPDDLADTTGLVTIKYIDTLPVGTPFKHPGTLHTADDFLRIRAMLASAQEPWLSGYNKLIVNKHAQSNYPMQGPTVKLIRGGGSREEPDPDNYSKAFNDVAAAYQLALHWRISDSTVFADKAVSILNAWAATCDTLTGDPNVFLGAGFYGYQFAVAGELLLDYPNWKAEDKAAYKQWMMTVFYPKNHSFLKEHNGACIDHYWANWDLGNIASVMAIGILTDNRNLYNEAVNYLQRGGGNGNLRKAIYYVHKDEGLGQIQESGRDQGHATLVMAMLGTICEMAWSQGDDFYGFNDNSVLKASEYTAKYNVAMLPVPFKQYDYHDCDTTIAQTVISDVERGTVRPIWAVVYNHYVKRKGMTAPYTLLGVNTTFPEGGGGDYGPNSGGFDQLGFGTLMYSR; from the coding sequence ATGAAACGACTTAGTGTATTTTTTGTTCCCGCTCTGTTGTTGAGTATATCAATGATTGATTGCTCAAAGAAGGGCGGCGAAGAACCAGATGACCTGGCTGATACCACTGGTTTGGTAACTATTAAATATATTGATACGTTGCCTGTTGGTACGCCCTTTAAACATCCCGGCACCCTGCATACTGCAGATGATTTCCTGCGCATCAGGGCTATGCTCGCCAGCGCCCAGGAACCCTGGTTATCTGGCTATAACAAGCTTATAGTTAACAAACATGCGCAATCAAACTATCCTATGCAAGGTCCCACCGTTAAGCTGATACGCGGTGGTGGCAGCCGGGAAGAACCCGATCCGGATAACTATTCAAAAGCTTTTAATGACGTAGCGGCTGCCTATCAACTGGCATTGCACTGGCGCATCTCAGATAGTACAGTCTTTGCCGATAAAGCTGTTTCCATTCTGAATGCCTGGGCAGCTACCTGTGATACATTAACCGGCGACCCCAACGTGTTCCTGGGTGCTGGTTTTTATGGCTATCAGTTTGCCGTAGCAGGTGAACTGTTGCTTGATTATCCTAATTGGAAGGCTGAAGACAAAGCCGCCTATAAACAGTGGATGATGACCGTGTTCTATCCAAAGAACCATTCATTTTTAAAGGAACACAATGGCGCCTGTATCGATCACTATTGGGCCAACTGGGACCTGGGTAACATTGCTTCCGTTATGGCAATCGGCATACTTACCGATAACCGTAACCTGTATAATGAAGCCGTGAATTACCTGCAAAGAGGTGGTGGAAATGGAAATCTGCGCAAGGCCATTTATTATGTACATAAAGATGAAGGGCTGGGACAGATCCAGGAAAGCGGCCGCGATCAGGGGCACGCTACACTGGTAATGGCCATGTTGGGTACCATATGTGAAATGGCCTGGAGCCAGGGCGATGACTTTTATGGATTTAATGACAACTCCGTGCTGAAAGCTTCGGAATACACCGCCAAATATAATGTGGCCATGTTGCCGGTACCATTTAAGCAATACGATTATCACGATTGTGATACCACCATTGCTCAAACAGTGATCAGTGATGTGGAAAGAGGTACTGTTCGCCCCATTTGGGCAGTGGTTTATAACCACTATGTAAAACGGAAAGGTATGACAGCGCCTTACACCCTCCTGGGAGTTAACACTACTTTCCCCGAAGGTGGTGGAGGTGATTACGGACCAAACAGCGGTGGTTTCGACCAGCTTGGTTTCGGTACCCTGATGTATTCAAGATAA
- a CDS encoding TonB-dependent receptor, translating into MYLIHCLHRYLREIKVGRKELIVMNYLTIFLLATCLQLSAGVYAQKVTLSGENISLKYVFSEIKKQTGYTFVYREVLLQRAGKVNINVRNASIQQVLDICFRNQPLSYSIINNNIVVVKEAAVVAPPAVVAAEKPVMAKAPPIKITGVILAENGTPLQNANVSEKGKLNSVITKTDGTFTMMVEGPQAVLVISYVGFDDKLVPVGDQTELIIKLTTTQSPMEEQVVVGYGTSKKATVTGALEPVANKTFDSRAVTNPALALQGTTPGLVITRTSSRPGNEDLVMQIRGATSINGGSPLIVIDGVPVASQNAFFTMNPDDIESVNVLKDGMAAIFGSRAANGVILITTKRGKGKTRIDYNFNARINTIGIKTPAPNMQQYATMWIDANKEEIKPNYWGWASLDNLQKMQKGQEGIYHTDNWGDVFIGNANRFDELFATRVSQQHTLGISGSTDKTAYRLSAGYADNQGPLATSYDGRKQYNLRLNYDYKLTEKVKLQTGVTYQKDITSGPSSGLRMDLIAYDPPFFPAKNPYGEWYANFNTAGNRNSTAATTDGGRDIKANDLVRVDIKGTAELYKGLEAEATASIQSNQLRLDNYQLTVPMYQWDGTPAEEKINPESNIRAESDQTLYQNYSAILRYTKTFGGHRIIAMGGINAEKSSFKGLYAYRTNIESNGVYDLNVAPKDYVEGNGGRNEWGLYSYIGRLNYSFRGKYLVEMLGRRDGSSRFAPGYKWSNFYDVSAGWVLTNENFIRDLNLYLLNYLKIRGGYGVMGNNVNIDLYDYISNVVIGNSIFGSTPAIQSAASLARNGLTSPDRTWEQVKMANIGVDLVMLNNRLNGRFDYYKKKNDGMLINVVYPGVLGGDAPQTNSGVLEVKGWEAMLGWHDKIGKDFSYNVSVNVSDSRNKLVAYDGAILPTPGLNQAVIGRPLNSWYMYKTRGFLADQKTVDLFYDKYTAIAQGNIPARTDDQVLRPGDTRKMDVNKDGVIDQNDVSFKGDAAPHYTFGLTLGASWKNIDFTAFLQGVGQQYVERDGWLAYPFVTLWSNLNPSFIGKTWTAENPGAKYPRLTIDADRSKWNYLHNDFMLQNNRYVRLKTLIIGYTLPQTLSARAHLEKVRVYFSGNDLWEWSSIKDGFDPEQGANSVLNGYPFMRTWSFGVNVGL; encoded by the coding sequence ATGTATTTAATTCATTGCCTCCACCGCTATTTGCGGGAAATAAAGGTGGGGCGTAAAGAACTGATCGTAATGAATTACCTAACCATTTTTCTATTAGCCACCTGTTTACAGCTTTCAGCCGGCGTGTATGCCCAAAAGGTTACTTTGTCTGGTGAGAACATTTCCCTGAAATATGTCTTTAGTGAAATTAAAAAGCAAACCGGGTATACGTTTGTTTACAGAGAAGTTTTATTGCAACGTGCCGGAAAGGTTAACATAAATGTGCGCAACGCTTCTATTCAACAGGTACTTGATATTTGTTTCAGAAACCAACCGCTTTCCTATAGCATCATCAATAACAATATAGTTGTTGTAAAAGAAGCGGCGGTAGTAGCCCCGCCAGCAGTGGTGGCAGCGGAGAAACCGGTAATGGCGAAAGCCCCTCCAATAAAAATTACCGGGGTTATCTTGGCTGAAAACGGCACGCCGCTGCAAAACGCCAACGTAAGTGAAAAAGGGAAGTTGAATTCCGTTATCACAAAAACCGATGGTACGTTTACCATGATGGTAGAAGGGCCACAAGCAGTACTGGTTATCTCTTATGTAGGCTTCGATGATAAACTGGTGCCGGTCGGCGATCAAACGGAACTCATCATTAAATTAACCACTACCCAGTCGCCAATGGAAGAGCAGGTAGTAGTTGGTTATGGTACCTCAAAAAAAGCAACTGTTACCGGCGCCCTGGAACCAGTTGCCAATAAAACATTTGACAGCAGAGCGGTAACCAACCCCGCCCTCGCCTTACAAGGTACTACTCCTGGGTTGGTGATTACCAGAACATCTTCCCGCCCGGGTAATGAAGACCTGGTTATGCAGATCCGTGGCGCTACTTCTATCAATGGCGGATCACCCCTGATCGTTATCGATGGCGTGCCTGTTGCCAGCCAGAATGCGTTCTTTACCATGAACCCAGATGATATTGAATCAGTGAACGTGTTGAAAGACGGTATGGCCGCCATTTTCGGTAGCCGTGCGGCCAATGGCGTTATCCTGATCACTACCAAACGTGGTAAAGGCAAAACCAGGATCGATTATAATTTTAATGCGCGCATCAATACAATTGGTATCAAAACGCCTGCACCCAACATGCAGCAATATGCTACCATGTGGATAGATGCCAATAAAGAAGAAATAAAACCCAACTACTGGGGATGGGCATCGCTCGATAACCTGCAGAAAATGCAGAAGGGACAGGAAGGGATCTATCATACTGATAATTGGGGTGATGTTTTCATTGGTAATGCCAACCGTTTTGATGAATTATTCGCAACCCGCGTTTCTCAGCAACACACATTGGGTATTTCAGGGTCTACCGATAAAACAGCGTATCGGTTATCTGCCGGTTATGCCGATAACCAGGGACCCCTGGCTACCTCCTACGATGGCCGCAAGCAATATAACCTGCGCCTGAATTACGATTACAAACTGACCGAAAAGGTGAAGCTGCAAACAGGTGTAACCTATCAGAAAGATATTACATCCGGCCCTTCAAGTGGCCTGCGGATGGACCTGATCGCCTATGACCCGCCCTTTTTTCCAGCCAAAAACCCATATGGTGAATGGTATGCTAACTTCAATACAGCCGGTAACAGGAACTCCACTGCAGCAACTACCGATGGCGGAAGAGATATTAAAGCAAACGACCTGGTAAGGGTTGACATAAAAGGTACTGCCGAATTATATAAAGGACTGGAAGCGGAAGCCACAGCATCTATACAGTCAAATCAATTACGGTTGGATAATTACCAGCTTACCGTTCCTATGTATCAGTGGGATGGAACACCGGCTGAGGAAAAGATAAATCCTGAATCAAACATCCGGGCCGAATCTGACCAGACATTGTATCAGAACTACAGCGCTATCTTGAGATACACCAAAACATTTGGCGGCCATCGCATCATTGCCATGGGTGGTATCAATGCTGAGAAAAGCTCATTTAAAGGACTGTATGCTTATCGCACCAATATAGAATCAAATGGGGTGTATGATCTGAACGTAGCACCCAAAGATTACGTAGAAGGAAACGGCGGCCGTAACGAATGGGGTTTGTATTCCTATATCGGCCGTTTGAACTATAGCTTCAGAGGCAAATACCTGGTAGAGATGTTAGGACGCCGTGACGGATCATCACGTTTTGCCCCAGGGTATAAATGGTCGAACTTTTATGATGTTTCTGCAGGCTGGGTATTGACCAATGAAAATTTTATCAGGGACCTGAATTTGTACCTGCTGAATTACCTGAAGATCCGTGGCGGTTATGGGGTAATGGGTAACAACGTTAACATCGATCTGTACGATTATATTTCCAACGTGGTGATCGGTAACAGCATCTTTGGAAGCACCCCTGCCATTCAAAGCGCTGCCAGCCTGGCCCGTAATGGTCTTACTTCACCCGATCGTACCTGGGAGCAGGTGAAAATGGCGAACATAGGTGTTGACCTGGTGATGTTGAACAACCGCCTGAATGGCCGTTTTGATTATTATAAGAAAAAGAACGATGGCATGTTGATCAACGTAGTATATCCTGGTGTATTGGGTGGCGATGCTCCTCAAACAAACAGCGGGGTATTGGAAGTGAAAGGATGGGAAGCTATGCTGGGCTGGCACGATAAGATCGGGAAAGACTTCAGTTATAATGTTTCGGTTAATGTTTCCGACAGCCGCAACAAACTGGTGGCGTACGACGGCGCCATTCTGCCAACTCCCGGTTTGAACCAGGCAGTAATAGGCAGGCCCTTGAACTCCTGGTATATGTACAAAACAAGAGGCTTTTTGGCAGATCAGAAAACTGTTGACCTGTTTTACGATAAATATACTGCCATTGCACAAGGCAATATTCCTGCAAGAACTGATGACCAGGTGCTGCGTCCTGGCGATACCCGCAAAATGGATGTAAATAAAGACGGAGTTATTGACCAGAATGACGTAAGCTTCAAAGGTGATGCCGCTCCTCACTATACATTCGGATTGACCCTGGGCGCCTCCTGGAAAAACATTGACTTTACTGCATTTCTGCAGGGTGTAGGTCAGCAATATGTGGAACGCGATGGATGGTTAGCATATCCTTTCGTTACGCTCTGGTCTAACTTAAACCCTTCTTTCATCGGTAAAACCTGGACAGCAGAAAACCCCGGAGCCAAATATCCCCGGCTTACAATAGATGCTGACCGTTCAAAATGGAACTACCTGCATAATGACTTTATGTTGCAGAACAACCGGTATGTGCGTTTGAAAACATTGATTATAGGGTATACATTACCACAAACATTGAGTGCCCGGGCTCATCTTGAAAAAGTGAGGGTTTATTTCTCCGGGAACGACCTGTGGGAGTGGTCATCTATAAAAGATGGTTTCGATCCCGAACAGGGAGCCAACTCCGTATTGAATGGTTATCCATTTATGAGAACGTGGTCCTTTGGTGTTAACGTAGGTTTATAA
- a CDS encoding efflux RND transporter periplasmic adaptor subunit: protein MKRTLTLLGLCAIVCYTSCKQKEETKEEPTKLLVTSPVKMDTTVTKEYVCQIKSIRNIEIKAQEKGYLQKIYVDEGQHVKAGQLLFQIMPNIYQAELEKADAEAQAADIEVANTQSLADRKIVSPNELALANAKAKKAKAELALAKVHLQFTDIRAPFDGIIDQLHLKLGSLVDEGELLTSLSDNEKMWVYFNVSEPEYLNYKTSPDSKEKMKVSLLMANKEVFKHPGVVETIEAEFNNETGNIAFRATFPNQEGLLRHGETGSILMKQQMKNAIIIPQKATLEIMDKKYVYVVNKDNVVKLTPITIAAEIPDLYIIQDGVTEGDKILLEGIRKVQDGNKITYDFEEPSKVMSQLKLESE from the coding sequence ATGAAAAGAACGCTCACGCTGCTGGGCTTGTGTGCCATTGTGTGCTATACAAGCTGCAAACAAAAAGAAGAAACCAAGGAAGAACCCACCAAATTATTGGTGACCAGTCCTGTTAAAATGGACACAACTGTTACTAAAGAGTACGTATGCCAGATCAAGTCCATACGTAACATCGAGATCAAAGCGCAGGAAAAAGGGTACCTGCAAAAAATCTATGTAGACGAAGGCCAGCATGTAAAAGCCGGCCAGCTGCTGTTCCAGATCATGCCTAATATTTACCAGGCGGAACTGGAAAAAGCCGATGCTGAAGCGCAGGCTGCAGACATTGAAGTGGCAAACACGCAGTCACTGGCCGACAGAAAAATCGTATCTCCAAACGAACTGGCGTTAGCCAATGCAAAAGCTAAAAAAGCAAAAGCTGAACTGGCGCTGGCAAAAGTACACCTGCAGTTTACAGACATTCGCGCACCTTTCGATGGTATCATTGACCAGTTGCACTTAAAGCTTGGTAGCCTCGTAGATGAAGGCGAATTGCTCACCAGCCTGTCTGATAACGAAAAAATGTGGGTTTACTTCAACGTATCGGAACCGGAGTATTTGAACTATAAAACTTCCCCTGATTCAAAAGAAAAAATGAAAGTGAGCCTGCTGATGGCCAATAAAGAGGTGTTCAAACACCCCGGTGTGGTAGAAACCATTGAAGCCGAGTTCAACAACGAAACCGGTAACATCGCTTTCCGCGCTACTTTCCCTAACCAGGAAGGATTGTTGCGTCACGGTGAAACAGGCAGCATTCTCATGAAACAACAAATGAAAAATGCCATCATCATTCCGCAGAAAGCTACGCTGGAGATCATGGATAAAAAATATGTGTACGTTGTAAATAAAGACAATGTGGTGAAATTAACACCCATCACTATTGCTGCTGAAATTCCGGATCTGTATATCATCCAGGACGGGGTAACTGAAGGCGACAAGATCCTGCTTGAAGGTATCCGCAAAGTACAGGATGGTAATAAAATTACCTACGACTTTGAGGAGCCTTCAAAGGTAATGTCTCAGTTAAAGTTGGAATCAGAATAG